The following proteins are encoded in a genomic region of Aliiroseovarius sp. F47248L:
- a CDS encoding TRAP transporter large permease, with translation MDVLFLFAMVVGFLMIGVPIAIALGMSSIIFLLLFSDTSLASVAQSFYQAEAGHYTLLAIPFFILASSFMSTGGVAARIIRFSIACVGHFRGGLAIAGVFACMLFAALSGSSPATVVAIGTIVIAAMRQVGYTKDFAAGVICNAGTLGILIPPSIVMVVYASAVEVSVGRMFLAGVIPGIMAGVMLMIAIYVIATIKDMPKGDFAGWKEILASFSDALWGLLLIVIIMVGIYGIPGITGALFTPTEAAAVASVYAFLVATFIYRDMGPLADKGEGKKNLLQKPQALITAFFHADTRRTLFDAGKLTITLMFIIANALILKHVLTDEQIPQQIAGAMLSAGFGKIMFLIIVNIILLIGGQFMEPSGLIVIVAPLVFPIAIELGVDPIHLGIIMVVNMEIGMITPPVGLNLFVTSGVAGMPMMRVVKAALPFLAVLFVFLIMVTYIPFLSTWLPTTLMGPEIITK, from the coding sequence ATGGACGTCCTATTCCTTTTTGCGATGGTCGTCGGGTTTCTGATGATCGGCGTGCCGATTGCGATTGCTCTTGGCATGAGCTCGATCATCTTCCTGTTGCTGTTCTCAGACACATCGCTCGCATCGGTTGCGCAGAGTTTCTATCAGGCCGAAGCCGGGCACTATACCCTGCTGGCGATCCCGTTCTTCATCTTGGCGTCCAGCTTCATGTCGACCGGTGGTGTGGCTGCGCGGATCATCCGCTTCTCGATTGCATGTGTAGGGCATTTCCGTGGCGGTTTGGCAATCGCAGGCGTTTTTGCTTGCATGTTGTTTGCAGCGCTCTCCGGCTCAAGCCCAGCCACCGTGGTTGCCATCGGGACAATCGTCATCGCGGCGATGCGTCAAGTTGGTTACACCAAGGATTTCGCCGCAGGCGTCATCTGTAACGCCGGTACGCTGGGCATCCTGATCCCTCCATCCATCGTGATGGTGGTCTATGCGTCAGCGGTCGAGGTGTCGGTAGGCCGGATGTTCCTGGCCGGTGTCATCCCCGGCATCATGGCCGGTGTCATGCTGATGATCGCGATCTATGTGATCGCGACGATCAAGGACATGCCCAAAGGCGATTTTGCAGGCTGGAAAGAGATCCTCGCCAGCTTCTCGGACGCGTTGTGGGGCCTGCTTTTGATCGTCATCATCATGGTCGGTATCTACGGCATTCCCGGCATTACCGGGGCTTTGTTTACTCCGACCGAAGCCGCCGCCGTGGCATCAGTCTATGCATTCCTCGTGGCCACATTCATCTATCGTGACATGGGGCCGCTGGCGGACAAGGGCGAGGGCAAGAAGAACCTGCTGCAAAAGCCGCAAGCTCTGATCACGGCCTTTTTCCATGCCGATACACGCCGAACCCTGTTTGATGCGGGCAAGCTGACCATCACGCTGATGTTCATCATCGCCAACGCGCTGATCCTGAAGCATGTGCTGACGGACGAGCAGATCCCGCAACAGATCGCAGGTGCGATGCTTTCGGCGGGCTTTGGCAAGATCATGTTCCTGATCATCGTGAACATTATCCTGCTGATCGGCGGGCAGTTCATGGAGCCGTCTGGCCTGATCGTGATTGTGGCGCCTTTGGTGTTCCCGATTGCCATCGAGCTTGGTGTCGACCCGATCCATCTTGGCATCATCATGGTGGTCAACATGGAGATCGGGATGATCACGCCACCTGTCGGGTTGAACCTGTTCGTGACATCCGGGGTTGCCGGGATGCCGATGATGAGGGTGGTGAAGGCCGCATTGCCCTTCCTGGCCGTGCTGTTCGTGTTCCTGATCATGGTCACATATATCCCGTTCCTGTCCACATGGTTGCCGACCACGCTTATGGGACCAGAGATCATTACGAAATAA
- a CDS encoding DUF2892 domain-containing protein, translating into MFKTNTGNIDRIVRVVIGLALLGWYFFADGPIWALIGIVPLATGALGFCGLYTLLGINTCKLKN; encoded by the coding sequence ATGTTCAAGACAAACACTGGTAACATTGACCGTATCGTGCGTGTTGTGATTGGCCTCGCCCTGCTGGGCTGGTATTTCTTTGCAGACGGCCCGATTTGGGCACTGATCGGCATCGTGCCGCTGGCAACCGGTGCTTTGGGTTTTTGTGGCCTTTATACATTGCTGGGGATCAACACCTGCAAACTGAAAAACTGA
- a CDS encoding Crp/Fnr family transcriptional regulator, producing the protein MSWTQDSDKITDLDAPARALLDTLSPVEVPKGAVLFCPGEAVKGYVVMLSGQMDVNLIGPNGRDILLYRVAPGQSCIQSTLGLLGGDAYTAEAMAETPARLVIIPRDVFFALLDSSPGFRRLVFGAFAERMQSMMQLIENVSFMSVEARLAALILDRSGPDGCLHMTQAEMATAIGTAREVVSRRLEKLAQTGCLSHERGVVTILNRKALNEVVRGAAF; encoded by the coding sequence ATGAGTTGGACCCAAGACAGTGACAAAATAACTGATCTGGATGCGCCCGCGCGCGCACTTCTGGACACCCTGTCCCCTGTCGAGGTGCCCAAAGGCGCTGTTCTGTTCTGCCCGGGTGAAGCGGTCAAAGGCTACGTTGTGATGCTGTCTGGTCAGATGGATGTAAACCTGATCGGCCCGAATGGACGCGACATCCTGCTTTATCGCGTGGCACCGGGCCAAAGCTGCATCCAGTCCACATTAGGCTTGCTGGGTGGCGACGCCTATACGGCTGAAGCGATGGCAGAAACGCCCGCGCGCTTGGTTATTATCCCCCGCGACGTGTTCTTTGCCCTGCTCGACAGCTCGCCCGGTTTTCGGCGGCTTGTCTTTGGTGCGTTTGCGGAACGGATGCAATCCATGATGCAACTGATCGAAAACGTGTCCTTCATGTCTGTCGAGGCGCGTCTGGCTGCCCTGATCCTTGACCGTTCCGGCCCGGACGGATGTTTGCACATGACCCAAGCCGAAATGGCGACCGCCATCGGCACCGCGCGCGAAGTGGTGTCGCGACGGCTGGAAAAACTGGCGCAGACCGGTTGCCTGAGCCACGAACGCGGCGTGGTCACGATCCTTAACCGGAAAGCGTTAAACGAAGTCGTGCGAGGCGCGGCATTTTGA
- the mmsB gene encoding 3-hydroxyisobutyrate dehydrogenase: protein MKIGFIGLGNMGGPMAANLAKAGHEVTGFDMAPVEIEGVTMAASGAEAAKGQDVVITMLPNGQILRAVANEIVPAMDNGTAFVDCSTVDVESARDVAKQASDAGLLPVDAPVSGGVGGASGGTLTFMAGGSAEAFAKAEPLFDIMGQKAVHCGDSGAGQAAKICNNMILGITMIGTCEAFALADKLGLDRQKMFDVVSTSSGYSWSMNAYCPAPGVGPQSPADNDYKPGFAAELMLKDLRLSQQAAEAADADTPLGQAATALYTQFVEDEDGKGMDFSAMLPRFEKRGRS from the coding sequence ATGAAAATCGGATTTATCGGACTGGGCAACATGGGCGGCCCGATGGCTGCAAACCTTGCCAAGGCTGGCCACGAGGTCACAGGCTTCGACATGGCGCCCGTTGAAATCGAAGGCGTCACCATGGCTGCATCGGGCGCTGAAGCGGCCAAGGGGCAAGACGTGGTGATCACCATGCTGCCCAATGGCCAGATTCTGCGCGCCGTGGCGAACGAGATCGTCCCCGCGATGGACAACGGCACCGCTTTCGTCGACTGCTCGACCGTCGATGTGGAAAGCGCCCGCGACGTGGCCAAGCAAGCCTCGGACGCGGGTCTTCTGCCAGTCGACGCCCCCGTCTCGGGCGGTGTGGGCGGCGCATCTGGCGGCACATTGACCTTCATGGCCGGCGGCTCGGCCGAGGCGTTTGCCAAGGCAGAACCTCTGTTCGACATTATGGGTCAAAAGGCCGTGCATTGCGGTGACAGCGGCGCAGGCCAAGCGGCCAAGATCTGCAACAACATGATCCTTGGAATCACCATGATCGGCACATGTGAGGCCTTCGCGCTGGCCGACAAGCTGGGGCTGGACCGTCAGAAGATGTTTGACGTTGTGTCCACCTCGTCCGGCTATAGCTGGTCGATGAATGCCTACTGCCCGGCCCCCGGAGTTGGCCCGCAATCGCCCGCCGACAATGATTATAAACCCGGTTTCGCGGCTGAATTGATGCTGAAAGACCTGCGCCTGAGCCAACAGGCCGCTGAGGCCGCCGATGCCGACACCCCTCTGGGACAAGCTGCAACAGCGCTTTACACCCAGTTTGTAGAAGACGAAGACGGCAAGGGCATGGACTTTTCCGCCATGTTGCCGCGGTTTGAAAAACGCGGTCGCAGCTAA
- a CDS encoding enoyl-CoA hydratase/isomerase family protein: protein MSDISIRKEGKAGRITLTRPEALNALSYDMCLAIDAALIDWIDDDEVALIVIDAEGDRAFCAGGDIREIYEIGQSGDPTRAQNFWRDEYRMNARLFEFPKPIVSFMQGFTMGGGVGVGCHASHRIMARSSRMAMPECGIGLVPDVGGSLILARAPGHMGTYIGMTGARMAPGDAIHAGFADYVIPQAEWPALKADLIGTGDPSHINEAAIPAIPGNLSAMQPMIDAHFGGGSLGAIVASLRVEDSVFATNALEVLGRNSPLSMACTVDIIRRLSTTYDVRASLELEYRFVYRALEQSDLMEGIRAAVIDKDRTPRWKHDLDTLPEHAVNAMLAPLGDNELTF, encoded by the coding sequence ATGTCTGACATCTCGATCCGGAAAGAAGGCAAAGCCGGGCGGATCACCCTGACCCGCCCCGAAGCCTTGAATGCACTGTCTTACGACATGTGTTTGGCAATTGATGCGGCCCTTATCGACTGGATCGACGACGACGAGGTCGCGCTGATCGTGATCGACGCCGAGGGCGACCGCGCCTTCTGTGCCGGCGGCGACATCCGCGAGATTTACGAGATCGGCCAGTCTGGCGACCCCACCCGCGCGCAGAATTTCTGGCGCGACGAATACCGGATGAATGCGCGGCTGTTTGAATTCCCCAAACCCATCGTCAGCTTCATGCAAGGCTTCACTATGGGCGGCGGTGTCGGCGTGGGCTGTCATGCGTCCCACCGGATCATGGCGCGGTCGTCGCGCATGGCGATGCCGGAATGTGGCATCGGGCTGGTGCCGGATGTGGGCGGATCGCTGATCCTGGCTCGCGCGCCGGGGCATATGGGCACCTATATCGGTATGACCGGCGCACGCATGGCACCGGGCGATGCGATCCACGCTGGTTTTGCGGATTATGTGATCCCGCAGGCGGAATGGCCCGCGCTAAAGGCGGATCTGATCGGCACTGGCGACCCGAGCCACATCAACGAGGCCGCGATCCCCGCCATCCCTGGCAACCTGTCGGCCATGCAACCAATGATCGACGCGCATTTCGGTGGCGGAAGTCTGGGCGCGATTGTCGCTTCACTGCGAGTAGAGGACAGCGTCTTTGCTACCAACGCGCTTGAAGTCCTGGGCCGCAACTCTCCCTTGTCCATGGCCTGCACTGTCGACATCATCCGCCGCCTGTCCACAACCTATGACGTGCGAGCGTCGCTGGAACTGGAATACCGCTTTGTCTATCGTGCGCTCGAACAATCGGACTTGATGGAAGGCATCCGGGCCGCCGTGATCGACAAGGACCGCACCCCACGCTGGAAACACGATCTGGACACCCTGCCCGAGCACGCGGTCAACGCCATGCTGGCCCCGCTGGGCGACAACGAACTGACATTTTAA
- a CDS encoding acyl-CoA dehydrogenase family protein: protein MDFALSEEQTLIFDMAKGFGEEHIAPYSEKWEAEESIPKELWPQLAELGFGGIYVSEEYGGSGLTRLDATLVFEALAMADPAIGSFLSIHNMCGGMIDKFGKEEDKQKWLPSLCSMEKVFSYCLTEPGSGSDAAALKTRAQKTNDSYVLSGNKAFISGGNYSDVYVTMCRTGEDGPKGISTVIIEDGTPGLSFGANERKMGWKAQPTSQVQFDDCAVPHENLLGEEGKGFVYAMAGLDGGRLNISAGALGGAQKALDLTLQYMGERKAFGKTIDQFQALQFKLAEYETRLQASRTFLRQAAWKLDNNAPDASKFCAMAKLMVTDAAFDVANGCLQLHGGYGYLSDYGIEKIVRDLRVHQILEGTNEIMRLIVARQLLAERDRG, encoded by the coding sequence ATGGATTTCGCACTTTCCGAGGAACAGACCCTCATCTTCGATATGGCCAAAGGATTTGGCGAAGAGCACATCGCCCCCTATTCCGAGAAATGGGAGGCCGAGGAAAGCATCCCGAAAGAGCTGTGGCCGCAACTGGCCGAGCTGGGCTTTGGCGGCATCTACGTCAGCGAAGAATATGGTGGTTCAGGCCTAACACGCCTTGACGCGACCTTGGTCTTTGAAGCGCTCGCCATGGCAGACCCCGCGATCGGGTCGTTTCTATCCATCCACAACATGTGCGGCGGCATGATCGACAAGTTCGGCAAGGAAGAAGACAAGCAGAAATGGCTGCCATCGCTCTGCTCGATGGAGAAAGTGTTCTCGTACTGCCTGACTGAACCGGGTTCCGGCTCGGACGCGGCCGCCCTGAAAACCCGCGCGCAGAAGACCAATGACAGCTATGTGCTGAGCGGCAACAAGGCGTTCATTTCGGGCGGCAATTATTCCGATGTCTATGTCACCATGTGCCGCACAGGCGAAGATGGTCCCAAGGGCATTTCCACCGTGATTATCGAAGACGGCACCCCCGGCCTGAGCTTTGGCGCGAATGAGCGCAAGATGGGCTGGAAGGCGCAGCCGACCTCGCAAGTGCAGTTCGACGATTGCGCTGTGCCGCACGAAAACCTGCTGGGCGAAGAAGGCAAAGGGTTTGTCTATGCCATGGCCGGACTTGATGGTGGGCGGCTCAACATCTCGGCAGGTGCGCTTGGCGGTGCACAAAAGGCACTGGACCTGACCCTGCAATATATGGGCGAGCGCAAAGCGTTTGGCAAAACCATCGACCAATTTCAGGCGTTGCAATTCAAGCTGGCGGAATACGAAACCCGCCTGCAAGCATCGCGCACATTCCTGCGTCAGGCGGCGTGGAAGCTGGACAACAATGCACCCGATGCCTCGAAATTCTGTGCCATGGCCAAACTGATGGTCACAGATGCGGCCTTTGATGTGGCAAACGGCTGTCTGCAATTGCATGGCGGCTATGGCTATCTGTCCGATTACGGGATCGAGAAGATCGTGCGCGACCTGCGTGTGCACCAGATTTTGGAAGGCACCAACGAAATCATGCGCCTGATTGTCGCCCGTCAATTGCTGGCCGAACGCGACCGCGGCTGA
- a CDS encoding carboxylate-amine ligase produces the protein MALKEPPFSIGVEEEYLLVDRESYALARAPDRLMNDCRAELESQVSPEFLQCQIEIGTRVCANVSEAREDLKRLRSTVAKHAKTYGLAPIAASCHPFADWKDQHHVDKDRYNDLKRDLAGVVRRMLICGMHVHVGIPDPDTRIDLVNQLSYFLPHLLALSGSSPFWQGDDTGLASYRLTVFDNLPRTGLPPQLSGWSEFERSVQALVDIGVIEDSSKIWWDLRPSSRFPTIESRICDVQPRLEHTVSLAALTQCLARMLWRLKAKNQRWRLYDNFLVAENRWRAQRYGVGGGLIDFGIGEIVDFRRLLEDLLQLIEQDAEALGCTVEVEAARGILETGISSDRQRAVFHDSLQAEKPKEYALQDVVRHLIDEYHADL, from the coding sequence ATGGCCCTGAAGGAACCTCCCTTTTCGATTGGTGTCGAAGAAGAATATCTACTGGTGGACCGCGAAAGCTATGCGCTCGCGCGCGCCCCTGATCGCCTGATGAACGACTGCAGAGCCGAGCTTGAAAGTCAGGTCAGCCCCGAGTTTCTGCAATGCCAAATCGAAATCGGCACCCGTGTTTGCGCCAACGTATCCGAAGCGCGTGAAGACCTGAAACGTCTGCGGTCAACTGTTGCAAAACATGCCAAGACATATGGCCTGGCCCCAATTGCGGCCTCGTGTCATCCGTTTGCCGACTGGAAGGACCAACATCATGTCGACAAGGACCGCTATAATGATCTGAAGCGTGATCTGGCAGGGGTCGTGCGCCGCATGCTGATCTGCGGGATGCATGTTCATGTGGGCATTCCTGATCCAGACACACGGATCGACCTCGTCAATCAACTCAGTTATTTCCTGCCCCACTTGCTTGCCCTGTCCGGCAGTTCACCGTTCTGGCAAGGTGATGATACCGGGCTGGCCTCCTATCGCCTGACGGTTTTTGACAATTTACCCCGCACAGGTCTGCCACCACAATTGTCGGGATGGTCCGAATTTGAACGGTCGGTACAGGCTTTGGTCGACATCGGCGTCATTGAAGACAGCTCGAAAATCTGGTGGGATCTGCGCCCGTCGTCACGTTTTCCAACCATTGAAAGCCGCATCTGCGATGTGCAACCCCGACTGGAACACACGGTCAGCCTGGCCGCGCTGACCCAATGTCTGGCCCGTATGCTGTGGCGGTTGAAAGCCAAGAACCAACGCTGGCGGTTGTATGATAATTTTCTGGTCGCCGAGAACCGTTGGCGGGCCCAGCGATATGGCGTCGGCGGCGGGCTGATTGATTTCGGCATCGGCGAGATCGTGGATTTCCGACGCCTGCTTGAGGACTTGCTCCAACTGATTGAACAGGATGCCGAGGCCCTGGGTTGTACCGTTGAAGTAGAAGCCGCACGTGGCATCCTGGAAACGGGCATCTCATCTGATCGGCAGCGCGCGGTCTTTCACGATAGCCTTCAAGCTGAGAAGCCGAAAGAGTATGCACTTCAAGACGTTGTGCGGCACTTGATAGACGAGTATCACGCCGATCTGTGA
- a CDS encoding CoA-acylating methylmalonate-semialdehyde dehydrogenase: protein MKTLGHWINGQMVDGTSDRTADVYNPATGEVQAKVALASQAEIDAAVAKAAEAQKAWGATNPQKRGRVMMALVGLLNRDMDKLAEALSREHGKTIPDAKGDVQRGLEVIEYCIGAAQMMKGEFTDSAGPGIDMYSMRQPLGVVASITPFNFPAMIPLWGMGPALAAGNAMILKPSERDPSVPLMLAALCKEAGLPDGVLQVVNGDKDAVDAILDNETIQAVAFVGSTPIAHYIYSRATANGKRAQCFGGAKNHMIVMPDADMEQAADALIGAGFGAAGERCMAISVAVPVGEETADKLRDALVPRIEKLKVAPYTAGDDVDYGPVVTAAAKENILRLINSGVEQGADLVVDSRDFSLQGYEDGFFVGPHLFDRVTTDMDIYKTEIFGPVLSMVRAQSYEEAIGHAMDHEYGNGTAIFTRDGDTARDFANRINIGMVGINVPIPVPLAYHTFGGWKKSGFGDLNQHGPDAFKFYTRTKTVTSRWPSGIREGGEFNFKAMD from the coding sequence ATGAAGACACTTGGACATTGGATCAACGGCCAGATGGTCGACGGCACGTCGGACCGCACTGCAGACGTTTACAACCCCGCCACGGGCGAGGTGCAGGCCAAAGTCGCGCTGGCCTCGCAGGCCGAAATTGACGCCGCGGTCGCAAAAGCCGCCGAAGCACAGAAAGCGTGGGGCGCGACCAACCCGCAAAAGCGTGGTCGCGTGATGATGGCCCTTGTAGGCCTTCTGAACCGCGACATGGACAAACTGGCTGAAGCCCTGTCGCGCGAGCACGGTAAAACCATTCCTGACGCCAAAGGCGACGTACAGCGTGGGCTCGAAGTGATCGAATACTGCATCGGTGCCGCCCAGATGATGAAAGGTGAGTTCACCGATTCAGCTGGTCCCGGCATCGACATGTATTCCATGCGCCAGCCGCTGGGTGTCGTCGCGTCGATCACACCGTTCAACTTCCCTGCCATGATCCCGCTGTGGGGCATGGGGCCTGCACTGGCAGCTGGCAACGCGATGATTTTGAAACCGTCCGAGCGTGATCCCTCGGTCCCTTTGATGCTGGCTGCGTTGTGTAAAGAAGCTGGCCTGCCAGATGGCGTGTTGCAGGTTGTGAACGGCGACAAAGATGCGGTCGACGCAATTCTCGACAACGAGACCATTCAGGCGGTGGCTTTCGTGGGTTCCACTCCAATTGCGCATTACATCTATTCGCGCGCCACTGCGAACGGTAAGCGCGCGCAGTGTTTCGGCGGGGCAAAAAACCATATGATCGTTATGCCCGACGCGGATATGGAGCAAGCCGCAGACGCACTGATCGGTGCAGGGTTTGGTGCGGCGGGCGAACGCTGCATGGCAATCTCGGTCGCCGTTCCAGTCGGCGAGGAAACCGCCGATAAACTGCGCGATGCACTGGTGCCGCGCATCGAAAAGCTGAAAGTTGCGCCGTACACGGCGGGCGATGATGTGGATTACGGCCCGGTTGTGACGGCGGCCGCCAAGGAAAACATCCTGCGCCTGATTAACTCTGGTGTCGAACAGGGGGCCGACCTTGTCGTAGACAGCCGCGACTTCAGCCTGCAAGGCTATGAAGACGGCTTTTTTGTCGGTCCACACCTGTTTGACCGCGTAACGACCGACATGGACATCTACAAGACCGAGATCTTCGGCCCGGTCCTGTCCATGGTCCGCGCGCAGAGCTATGAAGAGGCGATTGGTCATGCGATGGATCATGAATACGGAAACGGCACCGCGATCTTCACCCGCGATGGTGATACGGCTCGCGACTTCGCCAACCGGATTAATATCGGCATGGTCGGCATCAACGTCCCGATCCCGGTGCCGCTGGCCTATCACACCTTTGGCGGCTGGAAGAAATCCGGCTTTGGTGATCTGAACCAGCATGGTCCCGACGCGTTCAAATTTTATACGCGTACAAAGACCGTGACGTCGCGCTGGCCGTCGGGCATCCGCGAAGGCGGCGAGTTTAACTTCAAGGCGATGGACTGA
- a CDS encoding LysR family transcriptional regulator gives MDWDDLRVFLAVARAESLSRAGKVLRRDAATVGRRVAKLEGDLGQPLFTKSPQGYALTEAGSRLLSHAESAEQAVLSGADELAGQSGQLSGQVRIGATDGCASYILPQVCSAIQKEHPELELQIVALPRVINLSKREADMAITVSPPQTGRITVQKVTDYHLHLAAAQEYLKDAPPLTCLEDLHAHPIVGYIQDMIFYPELDFLTVMGIEKVALASNLVSVQLGMVRQGGGIGITHDFILPFAPNLKRVLTEEVSVTRSFYLIRHEGDARVERFTRVAEELARGIRDEVARLEAMV, from the coding sequence GTGGACTGGGATGATTTGAGGGTTTTTTTGGCGGTAGCGCGGGCGGAAAGCCTGTCGCGCGCAGGCAAGGTGTTGCGGCGCGACGCTGCGACCGTTGGGCGTCGGGTGGCGAAGTTGGAGGGGGATCTGGGGCAGCCACTTTTCACCAAATCTCCGCAGGGATACGCGCTGACCGAGGCAGGGTCGCGATTGTTGTCGCACGCCGAAAGTGCAGAGCAGGCAGTGTTGTCGGGAGCGGACGAACTGGCCGGGCAGTCGGGACAGTTGTCGGGGCAAGTGCGTATTGGTGCGACCGATGGGTGTGCAAGTTATATTTTGCCACAGGTTTGCTCCGCGATCCAAAAAGAGCACCCGGAGTTGGAGTTGCAAATCGTGGCCTTGCCGCGGGTCATCAATTTGTCAAAGCGCGAGGCGGATATGGCGATCACGGTTTCTCCGCCACAGACCGGGCGCATCACCGTCCAGAAGGTGACGGATTATCATCTGCACCTTGCTGCGGCGCAGGAATATCTGAAGGATGCGCCGCCGTTGACCTGTCTGGAAGATCTGCACGCACATCCGATCGTCGGGTATATTCAGGACATGATTTTTTATCCTGAATTGGATTTCCTGACCGTGATGGGGATCGAAAAAGTCGCGCTGGCGTCAAACCTTGTCTCGGTGCAGTTGGGTATGGTGCGGCAGGGCGGGGGGATCGGTATTACCCATGATTTCATTCTACCCTTTGCGCCAAATTTGAAACGGGTGCTGACCGAAGAAGTCTCGGTCACCAGATCATTCTATTTGATCCGGCACGAGGGCGACGCGCGGGTCGAGCGATTCACGCGTGTTGCCGAAGAGTTGGCACGTGGCATCCGCGACGAAGTGGCGCGGCTGGAAGCGATGGTGTGA
- a CDS encoding CBS domain-containing protein, whose translation MLIHQILKNKTLAGVATVKPGSKVADAANLLSEKKIGAVIVSKDGVRPLGILSERDIVSALGKVGTGCLDQPVDDLMTSKLVTCVPGDRAIQVLHTMTDGRFRHMPVMDGDEMIGLVSIGDVVKARLDELSQQADALKNMIMGY comes from the coding sequence ATGCTCATTCACCAGATCCTGAAGAATAAAACGCTGGCGGGTGTTGCGACGGTCAAGCCGGGCAGCAAAGTTGCGGATGCGGCGAACCTTTTGTCCGAGAAGAAAATAGGTGCTGTAATCGTGTCGAAAGATGGAGTGCGTCCGTTGGGCATTTTGTCAGAGCGCGATATCGTTTCAGCATTGGGTAAGGTTGGCACAGGGTGTCTGGATCAACCCGTTGATGATCTGATGACATCCAAGCTGGTGACCTGTGTGCCGGGGGACCGGGCCATTCAAGTGCTTCACACCATGACTGACGGCCGTTTCCGCCATATGCCTGTGATGGATGGCGATGAAATGATCGGGCTGGTGTCGATCGGTGATGTTGTCAAGGCGCGGCTGGACGAACTGTCACAACAAGCTGACGCCTTGAAGAATATGATCATGGGTTACTGA
- the coaD gene encoding pantetheine-phosphate adenylyltransferase has product MRVGLYPGTFDPITLGHTDIIRRGCALVDRLVIGVAINTGKNPMFSLEERVAMVEAECAKLTVETGTEIIAHPFENLLIDCAHDVGAQIIIRGLRAVTDFEYEYQMVGMNRAMDDSVETVFLMAEAKYQAIASKLVKEIAKLGGDVSKFVTSSVKDQLLEKIG; this is encoded by the coding sequence ATGCGCGTCGGACTGTATCCCGGAACCTTCGATCCCATCACCTTGGGCCATACCGACATCATCCGACGTGGGTGTGCTTTGGTGGACCGGTTGGTGATCGGAGTCGCGATCAACACCGGCAAAAACCCCATGTTCTCGCTGGAAGAGCGCGTCGCGATGGTTGAGGCGGAATGTGCCAAGCTGACTGTGGAAACTGGCACCGAGATCATCGCGCACCCGTTCGAGAACCTGTTGATTGATTGCGCCCATGATGTGGGGGCTCAGATAATTATTCGCGGCCTGCGCGCGGTGACTGATTTCGAGTATGAATACCAGATGGTTGGCATGAACCGCGCGATGGATGACAGCGTGGAAACCGTGTTTCTGATGGCCGAGGCGAAATATCAGGCAATCGCGTCGAAGCTGGTGAAAGAGATTGCAAAGTTGGGTGGGGACGTGTCGAAATTCGTTACCTCAAGCGTGAAAGACCAGCTTTTGGAAAAGATCGGTTAG